Within Pseudomonas tructae, the genomic segment GCGAATTGTCCGCCAGGGCAATCCAGCCACATTGGTTTTTCATGCATCACCTCTCGACCTGTATGCACACAGCGCATGGACGTTTTATGCTGTTGGCGGTTGCCACAGCCAGAATCTAAAAGGTCTTTACTGATTCAACCAACGTTATAAATTCATCGGGGCATTCGAAAAACGCATGGATAAAATTCGCCACCTGCCTTCGCTGCAAGCCCTGCAGGCACTGGTTGAAGTCGCCGACGCCGGCAGCTTCACCCAGGCCGCGCACTCCCTGTGCCTGACCCAGAGCGCGGTGAGCCGCAAGATCCAGTTGCTGGAGAGCCATTTTGGCGTGGCCATGTTCGTGCGCAGCAGCCGCAGCCTGCAGCTCACGGCTGAAGGCGAACAGGTGCTGGCCAGCGCACGGAGCATTTTCGAACAACTGCACACCCTCCAAGAGCGCCTGTCACCGCAACAGCGCCCGTTCCGCATCCGCATGCATGTGTCGCTGGCGGTACGCTGGTTGCTGCCCAAGCTCAGCGAGTTCTACCGCTTGCACCCGGACATCTCGCTATCGATCGAGACTGTGGCCACAGAGCGGGTGGAACCGGCCAGCGACAGCGACGCCTACATCGCCTACCTGCCCGAACCCTCCCAGAACTCGGCCTGCTCGACGCTGTTCGAGGAAACCCTGGTACCAGTGTGCACGCCCGGGCTCGGGCTGGATTCAGAGGCGGACCTGGTGCGTTTTGCCCTGTTGCACGGCTCCACCGACCAGCAGACCTGGAGCCAATGGCTGGCGGCGCGAGGTGGCAAGCCGCGGGAGGACTATCGGCACATCCCGTTCAACCTCGATGAACTGGCGCTGGATGCGGCGGCGCGGGGCTTGGGGGTGGCGATGACCGACCTGACCCTGGCTGCCGAATCGATCGATCGCGGCGTACTGATCGTGCCGTTCGGGCAGCCGCTGAAAACCGGCGGGGTCTATTCCTTGTGCCTGCAGGCCGCCGGGGCCGGGCACCCGGCGTGTGCGCGGGTGATGCAGTGGTTTGCCGAGCAGCGCGGCGGCTGACAGGCATCAGCCCGCTCCCACAAGGGAGCTGTGTTGAGGCCACACATCACACCACGCTGGCGCGCTGCAGGCTGCTGACATGCCCCACACCGGCCGCTTGCAATCGGCTTACCAGATCACTGCGGGCCGCGCCGCCGCCTGCGCGGATGTATTCAAGCTCGGCCGCGGTGATCAACACCACCGGCACCAGGGTCACCGGCGACAGCGGCATGCCGTCCAAACGGATCGGGAAGTCTGGCACCAGGCCACCCAGCAGCACGCCGATGCAGTCGTCCTCGGTGACGAACTGCGCGGGAACCTGGCTGCTGATGTGGTGGGACTCGCTAAAGCCAGGCAGCTCCAGCGACAACGCACCGTACCTTTCCAGCTGCGGAGTGATGCCACCGGCATCGGCCACGGTCTTGGCAACGTTCTCGATCAACTCGAATGCCCAGCTGCGCTTGAACGGGTCAACCTCACCCAGTGGCCCACGGGCATGCTCGGGGATGTCCGCTGTTTCAACAAACAGCTCCATCTCGAAACCATTACCCTGCCCTTCGTCATCGTCGAAGGGGTCAGACAGGCCTTCGGTGGCCAGGATAATCGAGTCGCCACGGCGCACCACCCGGTAGGCCTGACGGGTCGAAGGCCAGTGTGGGCCACCGGAAAAGCTCGGGCTGATGAGGTAGGCCAGGACATCGTTTTCCACAGTACCGACGCTGCTCCAGTGACGGTCCAGGCAGGCTTCGCCGGCTTGCCTGGCGGCCTGGTTGTCGGCTTCAGCTGGGGTGATGGCTGGGTCTTGCGGGGGCGCTGGTTTTTTCAATGAATCGAGTAGCGTTTTGAAGATGTTCATCGGCGGTCCTTGCTGGGTCTCTTGCATGGATTCTACCGCAACCCCCACACGGTAGGAGCGGGCTTAACCCGCGATAGCATGATGTCAGGCACATCGCATCGCGGGGCAAGCCCGCTCCCACAGGTCCTTCACCTTTTCTGAGAACAGCAACTCAGAGGGCCTACTGCCCAAGCAACTCCCGCGACATCAACCACTGCGCCTTGCCCCATGCCCGGAACTGCTCGCGCACGCTCCAGCCGCGTTTGGCGTAGTACGCGCTCTGGTCGTGGGTGTGCAGGTACAAGGTGGCCACACCGCGCTCCCGGGCTTGCTGGCAGATTCCTTCGATCAGCTTTTCTGCCAGCCCCTGACCGCGCGCTTGCGGCTCGACCAGCACACACGCAAGCCAGGGCCCTAGCTCCGGGCGCCCGGGCAGGTCATCGCGGGCCAGCACCGCGCCACCGAGCAAGCGGCCGTCTTGCAGGGCGATCAGGCATTGCCAGTCACCGTTGCGCTGGCCCTCGGCAAACTCGCGCTGCCACTCTTGGAGCGAGATATCGGCGTATTCATAGCTGAATTGCCGATACAGCCGCTCAGCGAAGGTGTCGCAGTGCTGCATGTGTTGTTCAAGCCATTCCAGATTCGGCATGTGCAGTCCTTATGGTGTGCTGGCTCAGGTACCCGAGCGCTCGGGCAACAGACTACGGTCAAACACGAAGGGTGTCTCGGCTTTGGGCGTGTGCTCGAACAGTTGCTGGGGCCGGCCCATTTTCGGGAAGTTCTTTTCGCCGGTGTCGCGAATCCAGCCCTCGTCCTTCATGCGCTCCAGGCGCTTGCGCAGGGAGGTGTTGTTGACGGGGTGACCCAAACAGGCCTGCACCGCATTCAAGGCATCGAGCACGGTGAAGCGCTCCGGCGCCAGGTACAGCGGCAGGTTAGTGTAAACCGCCTTGGACGCCAGGCGCTCGCAGGCCAGTTGCACCAGCAGGTTATGGTCGAACGGCAACACCTGCTTGCGGCCGATGACGCTGGCGACGTCGACAAAGCACAGCTGCTCGCTGCCGGCCTCGACCTGCGGGCCGAGCAAGGCCAGGTAGTAGGTGCTCATCGACCAGCCGCGCGGGTCGCGAAAGGCGTTGCCTTCAGTGCCGACTTGCTCCAGGTGCCGCGGCAAGATCCGCGCTTTTTCGCTCATTGCCCGGTCAGCCGCGGCCGCCAGGGTGTTGTCCGGGGTGCGGCCATTGACGATCACTCCCGGCAGCGCCCATTCACCTTCGTGGGGTGCGCGCTCGCGCCGGTACAACAGCACTTGCAACTGCTTGCTCTCGGGGTTCAGGCGCAGCGCGACGATGTCGACGCTGGCCAGTACTTCTGCAGCACTCACTGTGGACTCCTATACACCTCAAACTCTTCAACGATGTCGGGCAGGCACCAGGCCGCCGGCAGCGCCTGGCCACTGCGCAGGCCGGCACGGATCGCCGAGCTGTGCACGCCCAGTTGCTCTTGGGCCACCAAC encodes:
- a CDS encoding LysR substrate-binding domain-containing protein gives rise to the protein MDKIRHLPSLQALQALVEVADAGSFTQAAHSLCLTQSAVSRKIQLLESHFGVAMFVRSSRSLQLTAEGEQVLASARSIFEQLHTLQERLSPQQRPFRIRMHVSLAVRWLLPKLSEFYRLHPDISLSIETVATERVEPASDSDAYIAYLPEPSQNSACSTLFEETLVPVCTPGLGLDSEADLVRFALLHGSTDQQTWSQWLAARGGKPREDYRHIPFNLDELALDAAARGLGVAMTDLTLAAESIDRGVLIVPFGQPLKTGGVYSLCLQAAGAGHPACARVMQWFAEQRGG
- a CDS encoding suppressor of fused domain protein, coding for MNIFKTLLDSLKKPAPPQDPAITPAEADNQAARQAGEACLDRHWSSVGTVENDVLAYLISPSFSGGPHWPSTRQAYRVVRRGDSIILATEGLSDPFDDDEGQGNGFEMELFVETADIPEHARGPLGEVDPFKRSWAFELIENVAKTVADAGGITPQLERYGALSLELPGFSESHHISSQVPAQFVTEDDCIGVLLGGLVPDFPIRLDGMPLSPVTLVPVVLITAAELEYIRAGGGAARSDLVSRLQAAGVGHVSSLQRASVV
- a CDS encoding GNAT family N-acetyltransferase, which produces MPNLEWLEQHMQHCDTFAERLYRQFSYEYADISLQEWQREFAEGQRNGDWQCLIALQDGRLLGGAVLARDDLPGRPELGPWLACVLVEPQARGQGLAEKLIEGICQQARERGVATLYLHTHDQSAYYAKRGWSVREQFRAWGKAQWLMSRELLGQ
- a CDS encoding NrtR DNA-binding winged helix domain-containing protein translates to MSAAEVLASVDIVALRLNPESKQLQVLLYRRERAPHEGEWALPGVIVNGRTPDNTLAAAADRAMSEKARILPRHLEQVGTEGNAFRDPRGWSMSTYYLALLGPQVEAGSEQLCFVDVASVIGRKQVLPFDHNLLVQLACERLASKAVYTNLPLYLAPERFTVLDALNAVQACLGHPVNNTSLRKRLERMKDEGWIRDTGEKNFPKMGRPQQLFEHTPKAETPFVFDRSLLPERSGT